One window of Triticum dicoccoides isolate Atlit2015 ecotype Zavitan chromosome 5A, WEW_v2.0, whole genome shotgun sequence genomic DNA carries:
- the LOC119299258 gene encoding UNC93-like protein 3: MGSRRDDEEKAATAVDAVPLPAASPIKTRRHAGDVHLLSAAFFFLFSAYLPTQNLQSTLNTDGDMGAVSMGILYVSFTLFAVAASPVVRWLGARLALVVGTSGYALFILANLLPTWYTMVPASVYLGFTAAIIWIGKGTYLTSAALSHARDNNLPDGPAVGRFNGEFWGVFASTQVIGNLISFAVLQNRKGGGTVTGKNLLFLVFLGCTVIGIVLMCLLSKRDEKQDHSSAHSSFGDMLKCIVAPLKDRRMLLLIPLMAYSGLQQAFVGKYAIKIVHHTRWAVFTKSIVTPVLGLSGVGGAMAVYGVADVVCSLFAGRFTSGLQSATFIVSVGAILQAVVLFWLLLFYRPMGGLVGAAAPLLIGALWGVGNGVLNTQLSALLGLLFEDVKEAAFAQFRVWQSGAMAVIFFLSQVITLQAMLILMSTSLVVSFGSFLTLTLVVDKSSSTIRLSGY, translated from the exons ATGGGCTCCCGCCGGGACGACGAGGAGAAGGCGGCCACCGCGGTGGACGCAGTACCCCTCCCGGCGGCCTCTCCAATCAAGACACggaggcacgccggcgacgtgcacctcctgtcggccgccttcttcttcctcttctccgcCTACCTTCCGACGCAGAACCTGCAGAGCACACTAAATACC GACGGCGACATGGGCGCCGTGTCGATGGGGATCCTGTACGTCTCCTTCACGCTCTTCGCGGTGGCGGCGTCACCGGTGGTGAGGTGGCTGGGCGCCAGGCTCGCGCTCGTCGTCGGCACCAGCGGCTACGCGCTCTTCATCCTCGCCAACCTCCTTCCAACATG GTATACAATGGTACCAGCTTCAGTGTACCTTGGTTTTACTGCGGCAATCATTTGGATTGGGAAG GGAACATATCTTACCTCTGCTGCCCTCAGTCATGCAAGAGACAATAATCTACCTGATGGCCCGGCCGTAGGAAGATTTAATGGAGAATTCTGGGGAGTGTTCGCTAGCACGCAG GTCATTGGAAATCTGATCTCATTTGCTGTACTCCAAAATAGAAAG GGTGGCGGAACTGTAACAGGAAAAAATCTGTTGTTTCTTGTGTTCCTTGGCTGCACGGTTATCGGCATTGTATTAATGTGTTTACTGTCCAAAAGAGATGAGAAACAAGATCATTCTTCAGCACACTCATCGTTTGGAGATATGTTGAAGTGTATTGTTGCCCCTCTCAAGGACAGAAGGATGCTTCTTTTAATTCCTCTTATGGCATATTCAGGGTTACAACAGGCATTTGTAGGTAAGTACGCCATAAAAATAGTTCATCATACACGGTG GGCTGTATTCACAAAGAGTATTGTGACACCTGTGCTTGGCCTATCTGGAGTCGGCGGCGCCATGGCAGTATATGGTGTAGCTGATGTAGTT TGTTCATTGTTCGCTGGACGTTTTACTTCTGGGCTTCAGTCAGCAACATTTATAGTGTCAGTCGGAGCCATTCTTCAGGCTGTAGTCCTCTTCTGGCTGCTTCTCTTTTACCG CCCAATGGGCGGACTAGTTGGTGCAGCGGCTCCACTATTGATAGGTGCCTTATGGGGTGTTGGTAACggagtcctgaacacacagctaaGTGCTTTACTTGGGTTGCTCTTCGAGGACGTCAAG GAGGCAGCTTTTGCACAGTTTAGGGTCTGGCAATCAGGTGCCATGGCAGTCATCTTCTTCCTCAGCCAAGTCATCACACTGCAAGCCATGCTTATCTTGATGTCCACATCGCTCGTCGTCTCTTTTGGCTCGTTCCTGACACTAACCCTTGTTGTCGAcaagtcatcatcaaccatcagaTTGTCAGGCTATTAA
- the LOC119299898 gene encoding UNC93-like protein 3 — translation MGSRRDDEEQAAAVPLLAAAYPTPSGLRRSHAGDVHLLSAAFLFVFSAYLPTQNLQSTLNTEGNLGAVSMGILYASFTVFTATAAAVVRWLGSRGALVVGTSGYALFILANLLPTWYTMVPASVYLGFTSSLMWVGQGTYLTSAAFSHATENKLHLGQVLGRFNGEFWGMFASTQVIGNLISLVVLGNDKDGGGANKKNLLFTVFLGCMVIGIVLMCLLSRRDKNRGESDGHEPQGRSFLPDTSGSAVTPLADPRMLLLAPLLAYYGLQKAFVWAVFTKSVVTPVLGVAGVGGAMAVYGAAGVVSSLVAGRLTSGLRSSTFIVSTGAVLQAGVLLWLLFLYSPMDGLLGSAAPLVVGAVWGVGDGILNTQLSALIGLLFENDKEAAFALGKMWQAAATAAVFFLSPGATLQGMLAALAAALVVAVAAFLFLSLVIERSHALKF, via the exons ATGGGCTCCCGCCGCGACGACGAGGAGCAGGCAGCTGCCGTGCCCCTCCTAGCGGCGGCATACCCAACTCCGAGCGGCCTGAGACGGAGCCACGCCGGCGACGTTCACCTCCTGTCGGccgccttcctcttcgtcttctcCGCCTACCTCCCCACGCAGAACCTGCAGAGCACACTCAACACC GAGGGCAACCTGGGCGCCGTGTCCATGGGGATCCTGTACGCCTCCTTCACCGTGttcacggcgacggcggcggccgtgGTGCGGTGGCTGGGGTCGAGGGGCGCGCTCGTCGTCGGCACCAGCGGCTACGCGCTCTTCATCCTCGCCAACCTCCTCCCAACGTGGTACACGATGGTGCCGGCTTCGGTCTACCTGGGTTTTACTTCATCCCTCATGTGGGTTGGCCAG GGCACATATCTCACGTCCGCTGCCTTCAGCCATGCGACAGAGAACAAGCTTCATTTGGGCCAAGTTTTGGGTCGATTCAACGGGGAATTCTGGGGAATGTTTGCAAGCACGCAG GTCATTGGAAATTTGATCTCGCTCGTGGTGCTGGGAAATGACAAG GATGGAGGAGGTGCCAACAAGAAGAACCTCTTGTtcactgtattcctcggctgcatgGTCATCGGCATCGTGCTGATGTGCCTGCTCTCCAGAAGAGATAAGAACAGAGGAGAATCAGACGGCCATGAACCCCAAGGACGTTCCTTTCTCCCTGACACGTCGGGATCTGCCGTCACGCCGCTCGCTGACCCGAGGAtgctcctcctcgctcctctcctcGCCTACTACGGCCTGCAAAAGGCGTTTGTATG GGCTGTGTTCACCAAGAGTGTCGTGACCCCCGTTCTCGGGGTCGCCGGAGTCGGCGGGGCGATGGCAGTCTACGGCGCGGCCGGTGTCGTC AGCTCGCTGGTCGCCGGCCGTCTGACCTCCGGCCTCCGTTCGTCCACGTTCATTGTGTCAACCGGAGCTGTTCTCCAGGCCGGGGTGCTGCTCTGGCTGCTCTTTCTCTACAG TCCCATGGACGGTCTGCTCGGGTCAGCAGCTCCGCTGGTCGTCGGCGCCGTATGGGGCGTCGGAGATGGGATTCTGAACACGCAGTTGAGTGCGTTGATCGGCCTTCTCTTCGAGAACGACAAG gaGGCGGCATTCGCGCTGGGGAAGATGTggcaggcggcggcgacggcagcggtcTTCTTCCTGAGCCCCGGCGCCACGCTGCAGGGCATGCTCGCTGCGCTGGCCGCCGCGCTGGTCGTCGCCGTGGCGGCTTTCCTGTTCCTCTCACTCGTCATCGAGAGGTCGCACGCGCTGAAATTCTGA